One Candidatus Babeliales bacterium genomic region harbors:
- a CDS encoding AAA family ATPase, with protein MFKKLIISIFLLAEFCAFGKGVLTKGSVILLSGASSSGKSVLAKKLQKQLAGGYKIISIDDFVYPAVFQAAQDLGFVSTSTMSQQQIHKNISENIGSILEVFDNAQWHGANWESIKTNMYQDVKQRIQRGENIILDTVLDASEFTATSSFTKIMSGFSICSVLVYCSPTVLLQHVLQRNAGADHKQRRDIARVMKSFCGMYEPVASANDCQRIVGYITKKEVSTIVSRVMNETDELETSRHSLAATLHNLLHETFLQVSGNGSDFAHITSRCSYDVCVDTGTMSQHECATCIKNYLAKFI; from the coding sequence GTGTTTAAAAAACTAATAATATCCATTTTTTTATTGGCTGAGTTTTGCGCATTTGGAAAAGGTGTGCTTACAAAAGGATCAGTGATTTTGCTAAGTGGTGCTTCATCATCCGGAAAATCTGTACTGGCAAAAAAATTACAAAAACAGCTGGCTGGTGGTTACAAAATTATATCAATTGATGATTTTGTATATCCAGCAGTGTTTCAAGCAGCCCAAGATTTGGGCTTTGTCTCAACTAGCACGATGTCGCAGCAACAAATTCATAAAAATATCTCAGAAAACATAGGCAGTATTTTAGAAGTTTTTGATAATGCACAGTGGCATGGTGCAAATTGGGAAAGTATAAAAACAAATATGTATCAAGACGTAAAACAACGAATACAACGTGGTGAAAATATTATACTTGATACGGTTTTAGATGCTTCGGAATTTACCGCTACAAGCTCCTTTACTAAAATAATGTCAGGCTTTTCCATATGTTCAGTTTTAGTTTACTGTTCTCCAACCGTACTTTTGCAGCATGTGTTGCAACGTAATGCTGGCGCTGATCATAAACAAAGGCGTGATATTGCTCGTGTCATGAAATCATTTTGTGGCATGTATGAACCAGTAGCAAGCGCGAATGATTGCCAACGAATAGTGGGTTACATTACAAAAAAAGAAGTTTCAACCATTGTAAGCAGGGTAATGAACGAAACAGATGAGTTAGAAACCAGCAGGCATAGTTTGGCCGCAACATTACACAATTTGCTTCATGAAACATTTTTACAAGTTAGTGGCAACGGTAGTGATTTCGCTCACATTACTTCGCGATGCTCATATGATGTATGTGTTGATACGGGCACGATGTCACAGCATGAATGCGCTACGTGCATCAAAAATTATCTAGCAAAGTTCATATAA